A window from Parambassis ranga chromosome 13, fParRan2.1, whole genome shotgun sequence encodes these proteins:
- the LOC114444923 gene encoding V-set domain-containing T-cell activation inhibitor 1-like → MTVDVYEGAESVLLPCQDSSVPLDPTVVWVRYGFIPPTVHQRVRAGDELADQNQGYKVRTSMKTDALRTGDLSLTLRKPRLSDSGTYTCTITAFGKERELADIELQVKVHRQNFTVTVDEGAESVLLPCHIPFVSGPSTVVWTRCDLRASTVHQRQQEEDELTDQNLAYSGRTSMNPDAAQTGDFSLTLRKPGPTDRGSYTCTITVAGEETRHTDVRLEVKERLPIWAMVLLVLLVLLILVVVVSGGLLYHFRHHFMSGESL, encoded by the exons ATGACTGTGGACGTGTATGAGGGGGCGGAGTCAGTGCTGCTGCCCTGCCAGGACTCTTCTGTACCTCTTGACCCCACAGTGGTGTGGGTCCGCTACGGCTTTATTCCTCCAACCGTCCACCAGCGTGTCCGGGCTGGTGATGAACTAGCAGACCAAAACCAGGGGTACAAAGTCCGAACATCCATGAAGACTGATGCTCTGAGGACTGGAGACCTCAGCCTGACTCTGAGGAAGCCCCGCCTCTCTGACAGTGGAACCTACACCTGCACCATCACAGCGTTTGGAAAAGAACGAGAACTGGCAGATATAgagctgcaggtcaaag tTCACAGACAGAACTTCACTGTGACGGTGGATGAGGGGGCGGAGTCCGTCCTGCTGCCCTGCCACATCCCTTTTGTATCTGGACCCTCCACAGTGGTCTGGACTCGCTGTGACCTCAGGGCTTCAACCGTCCACCAGCGTCAGCAAGAAGAGGATGAACTGACAGACCAGAACCTGGCCTACAGCGGCCGGACGTCCATGAACCCTGATGCTGCACAGACTGGAGACTTCAGTCTGACTCTGAGAAAACCAGGTCCTACTGACAGAGGCAGCTACACCTGCACCATCACTGtggctggagaagagacgagacACACAGACGTACggctggaggtcaaag AGAGACTTCCAATCTGGGCCATGGTTCTCCTGGTTCTCCTGGTTCTCCTGATCCTGGTTGTGGTTGTTTCTGGTGGTCTCTTATATCATTTCCGGCACCATTTCATGTCAGGTGAGTCTCTTTAA